The Venturia canescens isolate UGA chromosome 7, ASM1945775v1, whole genome shotgun sequence genome segment taaataaatatcgCAGACATGATCGTTGACTGATTTTTTCGGGCTTTGTGCTACGATTTTCTGCATTCTCATTCTCTATCAGTCAGAAAAACACAATAATGGAAAGGAGAATCTTAAAAGAAGTGTATTTTGTTCGTGACAACGAACGAATCAGCTGTCGAATGTCTCAACGCATTTTCTCGTTGGACTTTTTCACTCGAGGAAGTTTAAGTTCGTtcaacaaacgtttttttcgtgggTTTCAAAGCTATTTCGGTCGTTGAATTCTTTAGGTCGGTTCAGGCCTCTTCTCAGGTTTTTTTCCAGTATACTTAGGcctttttcaatcaaaattcGTTCGATACCTCAAAGGCGCTTTCCCGtatagaataataaaaaaaattgatacttGTTACGTAGTAGAATGAATAGAATTCGAATTTCTTTTCTAAGGAATCCTCAATAGAAATTGTCTTTGAGCCAGTCAGATACTCCTTCAGAACTTCGGGAAATCTTACGTATCGTTTCGTGTgcacaattaacgaaaaatgggaaaaaaatggtttttaagTTTACGTCCTTGAAGTTTGCATCTCTTTATCTCTGTTGAAATTCTGTTCTGAATCTACGATGATTGGAAacattgagttttttttctcaaattcactTTGTGCACGGGTGTTTAAAATTTGTTcacaaattgaattttcttggGCCACATCCGGAGCAATGACAATGGTCAAAAGTAAATTGGACATCACAAAAGGCATGATTTTAGTACCTTTCGTTGTGATTAAAAAGGGGAACCGTTTTCGGTATGACACTTGATATATTGATAAActtaaaaaatcttcaaaaagcCCAGCtgcggaaaaaatattttcttgagCTCCAGAGGtgcaaaattcaataaaaagaaagacaggatgaaaaatgaatgaaattttgttcaGATGTAAGTAGGTGAGTCTTTCAAGCTGGCTGAGCAAACTTCGCATTGCGAGGCATTTTTGTCATTGACGAGAGTGCATTGGGGACACTCTTTACCACCACTTGCAAGGGGTTTGTCTTCGTTGCCTTTGCGCTTCGATTTACCGCACATTTCGCAGATTTCACGTTCGCGTGAGTTTAAAAAAGTGCACGTGCCGCAGCTCCATCGTTCGGCGGAGAGGGTTTGTTCGGAATCTTGTTTTTTGAAGACTCTGGCTTCGAGTTGAGCATCGACGTTTTTGTAAATGTTTCTCAGTGAGTTAAGTGTGTTGCTAtactttttgccatttttctcGAAGCTGCTAAAGTTTTGGTCGGTGATTGGATCGAGGACGAGGGAATCCTGTGTGAAGTCAAGGGAGCTCGCTTTTTTCCGAAATTCAGGAAGATTTGAGCGATTTTCCTGCCCGTTGGTGAGGTCCAAATTCGACTCATTGAAACTGAGGGGTTTGCTGGTTTGCGCGGCGTTAGAGATTCGCTTCCTCTCGTCTCTCGCGCTTCGAATACCTCCGTGTTTCTCGTATTTATCTTCCGGTTCGAGAGGCACGAGAgatcgagaatttttcaactgcGATCTCCCGGAGCTTTTCCCTTCTGCGGACGAgtcttttttcctcaacaCATCGTCCCGTTCTCCAAGATCTTTCGAATAACCGCGACTCTCGAGATTCTTATAGACGAATTCCCAGTCATCGTCTTTGGTGTTGACGTTGTGACGGGATATTTTAGCGTTCGGACGTTTGTCCACTCTCGCATAGTCGTCGAAGTTTGGGCAGGTGTTgttccgccgaaaatcgacctcgtCATCGTCGATTACCTCGCGAGAACGAGACTTGGTCGATCTGTTTGAAATCTCGTTCAGAACCGGACGATTCATTTCAAAATTAGCCACAGGCAGTGGTGGATCGAGCTCAATTAAACGTCCCGTCGGGACTCTCGTCACGTGACTCCCTGAAATCCCTGGCATCGTCATTGAATTGGTCAACTGGGCTTGGCCCAAAGGATAATAATGATTGATCGATGGCCTGCAGAGATAAGGGTTTGAGCAACGATTCGGAAAGTTCATCGGGTCCATGGGtgtgaaataataatttccaTCCAGCGGATAAACGCTCTCGGGCTTACAAGTGCTCGGCATCATTGCCgtgttgtaattttttgccATCGCGTGATAAGGAATCGCGGACCCAACAAGGGGTGGGATCGGCACTTCTATTCCCATTGGCTGTTGCGCGTTTATGTAATCGCGATAACTGGTCGAGgaatttttctctcgagtCTGATGAAGACGCTCGAGAAATCGGAAATTTAAAGCTCTTATCGCTTGTTCTGGTGTACCGACTGAATTGCACCGAAACTCGAGCACTTCGAGCCACGACACCGTAAATTTTTGGGATACGTTTTCCCATATTTCTTTCAATATCTGTAAACCATTAATTTCATATCATTTTTCAGATCTGGTCTGAAGCTCGAATCAACTTTTCACAACTTTCATTCaattatgaatatttcaaaatcgTCTCATAGCAATGAaccgttttttaaaaaactgtgATTATGAcaatgataaaaatagtagCATCAAAAAATAGAGATGACAAATTGTCATCGAACAACAGCAAAGTGACACCATGCAATTGTTATCTTAAAAAATGGCCAAATGTAGTTTTTCATAACTTGATCAATATTTACGATCGTATTTTCGTCGCTGTCTACGACTTGCCAATCATTCTTGACCGATTCCGTAATATACCAAAGTAGAAGATGCAAATTGGATACAAACAAAATGTGCAGCTACCTGACATTCGACAAACGCGACGATAGCATCTCTGCTGACATTGGATACCCTGTCAGGATCTATAGGCCCTTCTAGAGTGAGTACGCCGAGGCCGGTGTGCTTGTAGCCCATTAATTCAAACATTAGTTCAGCTCCTATAAGATTAGCTTCAATTTCGTGTTTGTAGTAGCCGCTGTAAGtctgtaataaaaatttaacgagttttcattaCCCCTTAACTCGTACATTCATTCATCTCCTGAAATAAATAAGAATACGAAAATAACGAACCCTCAATGTTCTGTATTCTTTCCGCCAAGGTTGGGCAAGTAAATTAGCGGCATAAAGAGACAGAGCTCTCCAGGCTGTGCAAGCTCGATAGCCACTGAAATCCTTGACTGTTGCTGCTGAACGATGGAGAATATCTGCCGTTTCTTGGAAAACATATTTCCTCTCATTCGGTACATGACAAAGATATTCTTTTATGAAACCTTCAAGCTTTTGTCTGGCCTGTAACTTCAACGGACTCTCGTCCAGCTGCAAATAAGTCAAGTGACTTTCTTCCAGGCGCATACTGATTTCTCGAAGAACATCCGTTCCACCCATCAAGCCCATCGTATCTAGAGCCATTATGCAGGGgtctgaaaaattgaatcacAATGTCAGAGCCGTTGAGAAAGCAAACAATGACGACAAAATATGTTCATAGTGCTcgactctatttttttttctattagaTTTAACAATTAAACAATCTTCCGATGATCATGAATAGCAGGACGTAACATCTTGGAGACACATTATCGATGTCCGAGCAAAAGAAATATCTTTCAAAAAGTATTTCTAATTTTGGCCATTAGAACCAGTGGTAGCAGCTGAGATATTTCTTTGCCAAGAGATTCTGGTtaatgattgttttttttatgattcacTGACCGCTTAAAATTTGATGCAGTCCTTACTTTTTTATCTATATTAAAAAGCTCAACAAGTTTACATTCCCCTTATtatattttaattaaaaaccaGTGTGGCTTAATAATAGTATTCTGTTTGTTATCAAATTTGGATATTGTCACAAGCTGATATGCAAAATCAACATTGGagtataaattttgaaaatttttatattgatATAACACACTGGcataaagataaaaataaaggaatgGAAGAAAACTTCATGCAGTCTGAAACAATGTGGAAACAGGTTGTCAAAAAAGTgtgtttttcatgtccagtGTGCTGGGCTTATCTATTCTAATTGAGAATTCCAAGTAACCATTTTGAAAACCAACCTCCCTATTAACCCAGAATACGATCCCAGTTCCTTGCCTTGTAATGGCTAGCTGAGACCTATAAATAAATAGATGAATTTATAAATAGAAATGTTCGGGAATTCGACGTTAGAAAAGCTTGTTTGAAGTCTCTATTTCATGCCATTTTTAACCTTCATAACTTGATGAAACATCGAGAATTGAGTCATATCCGACGAATAATTATCGGTTCATCACTACACAAAACTCATCACAATATATCGTAAATGTATCACTGGTCGCGGGGACTTTATTTGTAAACACAAAACTTTAAATACACAATGTCAGATCTGGGGTATAGATTGTCGCAATTTTTTAAGGTTATGTTCGTGTTACGTCACGAAAAAATAGTCAAAGCAGTGTCTGTCTGGTAGGGAGATCGAAAATGGCTTTTTCACCATTTCCGGTCGGCCGAAAGTCACTAGTCGAAAAACACCTAGCCAGTGGCTTTACATGTAACTGTTCTCAAATtacaaaatggaaaattcacaTTATTCCATAATTACAACTCCCTTTTCTTATTCACCTGTATgcatgaaattttgtttttcgttctttctgACCTGAACAATAGGGAATGTCATTTGATCAACAAACTCCCGGTGGTTGTAAACTGTAAATATGATACTATTGgaggaaaagtaaaaataggaaaatctTTGACCAAAACCGTCAACCGTTTCATTTCGTGTTGAgagcaaattttttcgaagtctTTTATTATAGGCAAAGATCCGAGATCGCATCGAGATCAGAAAAATTCTATGGGGAGCTTTTTTGCAGAAAATTTGGTTCTATAATTGATCTTTCGATCACTTGTTttatttccaatcgttttGCGAGTATACTTTTTCACCATTCAACTTTCATAACCAATAGCTCCTCAGAAGGGATTCAAATCAAATGAGAAATCGTTACTAGACCTTTCTACCTACGATATTGAATGTGAATTTCAGATCATACTTTGTAT includes the following:
- the tamo gene encoding uncharacterized protein tamo, which translates into the protein MALDTMGLMGGTDVLREISMRLEESHLTYLQLDESPLKLQARQKLEGFIKEYLCHVPNERKYVFQETADILHRSAATVKDFSGYRACTAWRALSLYAANLLAQPWRKEYRTLRTYSGYYKHEIEANLIGAELMFELMGYKHTGLGVLTLEGPIDPDRVSNVSRDAIVAFVECQILKEIWENVSQKFTVSWLEVLEFRCNSVGTPEQAIRALNFRFLERLHQTREKNSSTSYRDYINAQQPMGIEVPIPPLVGSAIPYHAMAKNYNTAMMPSTCKPESVYPLDGNYYFTPMDPMNFPNRCSNPYLCRPSINHYYPLGQAQLTNSMTMPGISGSHVTRVPTGRLIELDPPLPVANFEMNRPVLNEISNRSTKSRSREVIDDDEVDFRRNNTCPNFDDYARVDKRPNAKISRHNVNTKDDDWEFVYKNLESRGYSKDLGERDDVLRKKDSSAEGKSSGRSQLKNSRSLVPLEPEDKYEKHGGIRSARDERKRISNAAQTSKPLSFNESNLDLTNGQENRSNLPEFRKKASSLDFTQDSLVLDPITDQNFSSFEKNGKKYSNTLNSLRNIYKNVDAQLEARVFKKQDSEQTLSAERWSCGTCTFLNSREREICEMCGKSKRKGNEDKPLASGGKECPQCTLVNDKNASQCEVCSASLKDSPTYI